CGATGGTCCGTTGTCATTTTAATATTTCTCCCGTTTCCATGCTCCAGAAAAGGAGATCCAATTCATCCATTGAGATTTCGATGTCGCGCGCAAAGGCCAGGAACCGTTTCTCTATCGCCTTGTATCTCTTGGGCGTGAGACTGACGGGAATGCGGCGGATCACCCCGAATCGGACGAGGTTTTTCAGGATATGCCGGTCGAGGATCGCCAAATCACGGTGCCCCACGTTCCGCAAAAAATGCGAAGCCTCTTTCCATCCCATGCCCCGCACATTCTTCACGAGCCATTCCCGGAGTTCGACGCTCGTACTCCCGTTCGAGAGATGCTGTGCCACGATCCCGTACTTCTCTCTGATCTCGAGAAGGCTTTTCGCCTTGGTCTTGTGAAAGCGGATATAATAGTCTTCCCGGTGGAGAAGCGGCTCCGGGTCGAACGCACGGTTTTGAAGGTCGGATTCCCGAAGCGCCAGCACCGCTCTTCCCGCATTCACCGCGCTCGATTGGGGAGTGAGGAGGCAATAGACGAGTTCGTAGAAATACTCGTGCCGGGGTACGTTCGCGAAATCGGCAAGCCGGCTCCGGATCGCAGATCGCCGTGTTGCGAACATTCCCCGAAGTTCGTCGGGGGAAGATTTAGTGGGGCGCTTTTTCATTCGTTCGACAGTGAGACTCTCAAATTGCCCGGTGACCGGACGGCCAGAACGATTCCGTCTTCCGTGAGCCGGTCGACCAGTTCTGTCAACCAGCCAACTTCCTGCGGAGCGAAATCGGGTTTAATTGCTTTTCCCAGTTCATGGAGGGACATTGACCGCCCCCCGTTTGTATTGCGCAACGCCTCGACCATTCTGCCCCGCCAGAGCCGCCGTGGAATTCCATTGTACGACGGCTCGGGCTTTCCCACATGAACTTTTGCCCGCCGGAGAGGTGCTACTTCCAGATGGGCGGATGAGCAATACTCCCTCACAGGGCAGCGGGCGCATCCGGGCTTTCCCGCAGTGCAGATTGTCGATCCGAGCTCCATAACCGACTGGTTCCAGGACCAGGCATCCCGGGGTATGATTCGCCCTGCGAGGTCCCAGACGGCCTCCGGGTCTTTCCGCTCCGACGAATCCTTCATCCGCCAGAAGAGACGTGAGAACAGGCGGTGTATATTCACATCCACGACAGGAACACTCTTTCGGAATGCAAAACAGGCCACCGCGTGAGCCGTATACCGGCCGATTCCCGGAAGCAGGTCGAGTTGTTCAGGATCCTCCGGCAACCGGCCCCGGTGATCATCGACGACTTCACGCGCAAGATCGCGGAGGCGGACGGCCCGATTGTTATAACCCATCCCGCGCCATGCGCGAATCACATCTCCCGTAGTGGACTTTGCGAGCGCGCCGAGCGTCGGATAGTACTTCAAAAATCCCGGCAGTTTTTCCTCGACACGGGCAGCCTGCGTCTGCTGCAGCATGATTTCCGAGACGAGGATCGTGTAGGGGTCGGTCGTGCGCCGCCAGAGAAAACTCCGGCCGTTCCGACGGTACCATTGCAAGATTCGACGCCGGACCGGGGAAACGCTTTTTGGGCTACGCGGGGCCAAAGTGATCGGCCAATTTTCGGACTACGTCCCGGTTGCCCTCGAGAATGTCATACTGCTCGAGCTCCGTCAGTGGAACCCACTGCCACCGCGCGAAGACTTTGTTGACAATCTCTCCGGAGAAGCCCTTGACGAGATAGTAAAAGACGTGATAGGAGCCGCTGTCGGGGTAGACCGCCTGCTGGTGATGGAAAAGGGTTCCGATCTCAGCGGCGATGCCCAGTTCCTCGCGCAGCTCCCGCCGCAGGCACTCTTCTAGGGGCTCGTTATTCTCGAGTTTGCCCCCCGGGAACTCCCACTTGAGCGCATATCTGGCGGTTTGAGTCCGCTGGCAGAGGAGTACGCGGCGGGAATGGGATGTCGATCCGTTCTGGAGGATAATGCCGACCGCCACCTTAATCATGACGAAAAGATAGCGAAACTTGGATGGAAATACAACGAACCCTATGGAAGGGCGGTGCCTCTTTTTGGCCGTCTATCTCCCCACCTCGTCATGCTGACATGCTTTAGGTCAGCATCTTCCAACTCTTTTAGAAAGATCCCGACCTGAAACATGCCGGGATGACGGTAAAAGATGAAAACACGACACAACTGAAGAAAGAGTCGTGGACTTTTTCTCATGATATACGTACATTCATCATCACACTTCGCACCGGCACAACAGATGGGTCATGTAACCAATCCGCTCGCTGAACAGATCATGGACAAGGAGTTCAAATGCCTCAACGCGGGCTTTGTCCGCCTCGTCGACTATATGGGCGGAGACGAATCGATCGTGCAGGCGGCCCGCGTCTCCTACGGGAAGGGGACGAAGAGCGTCAACGAAGACCGGGGATTGATCCGGTACCTGATGCGCCACATGCACACCACTCCCTTCGAGATGGTCGAGCTGAAATTCCACATCAAGCTTCCGATCTTTGTGGCGCGCCAGTGGATCAGGCACAGGACCGCGAATGTCAACGAGTATTCCGGCCGGTATTCAGTGATGAAGGATGAGTTCTATATTCCGGAGCCGGTTGCGATCCACCGGCAGAGCCGGCGGAACAAGCAGGGACGCGGCGACGAGGTCCCGGCGGAGCTTCGCGAGAAGGTGCTCGAGATTCTCGTTTCCGCCCAGGGTAAAACGTACGGGCAGTATTCGAAGATGCTTGAGGACGATATCGCGCGGGAGCTCGCACGGATCCATCTTCCCCTTTCACTCTATACGGAGTGGTACTGGAAGATCGATCTTCACAACCTGTTCCACTTTCTTCATCTCCGGATGGATGCGCACGCGCAGTATGAAATCCGGATTTACGGTGAGGCGGTAGCTGAGATCACGAAGAAAATCGTGCCCGTGGCATGGGAAGCGTTCGAGGATTACGTCCTGAAAGCAGGAAGATTCTCCCGGCTGGAGCTTGATGTGCTTCTGGGAAAGGTCGATACCTCCTGCCTGACGGCTGAATACCTCGAAACGAAGGGATTAAAAGGGAGGGAAGCGGAGGAGTTCCTGGAGAAGCTCAAAGGGATGGAGAAGGAGGTTGGTAGCCGCAGCCTTTAGGCTGCGTTAAATTCTATTCTACGTATTTCCGAAGTTGCTTCAGCCTTCCCCGCCGTTTCTTCGCTTCGAGACGTTTCTCTCTGTCCTGCCTGGGAATCTTCGTGGGAACTCTCTTCTTCACCGGTTTCAGTGCTGCGCCGATCAATTCCTTGAACCGTTCCATCGCCTCCACGCGGTTTCGCCACTGGCTGCGGGAATCCTGTTCCACGATCTTCAATACCCCGTCAGAGTCTATACGGGATTGTAACCTTGTCATGATGTGCCGGCGCTGAGCCTCGGAAAGGCTCGGCGAGCGCCCCACATCGAACAGCAGCTCGACCTTCGTTTCGACCTTGTTCACGTTCTGACCGCCGTGCCCCCCGCTCCGCGCAAATCTGAAGCTCAATTCCGAGTACGGAATCTCCAGCCGGTCGTTTATGGTGATGATAGTGTCCATTGTCATCGTGCAGATCTGAATCCCGCAAGCTGAAGCTTGCGGCTACCGATACCGCATCATGGTCGGTAGGCGCGACCTTCAGGTCGCGTTCACCAACTTGCCCAGCTCGTTCAGAACCGAGATCATCGCAATCGTATCGTACCCGCAGTAATCCTCGAGCTGCTTCCGGATCGATGCACGGTCGCCATCGGCGACAGCCGTGTATGTGACCCGCAGATATTCCCTTGAAGCTGCACCCCCATCAGCGATCGGCATTCCCTCGTAGCCTTTCCCGGTGAGACTCGGGAGGACGGCCTTGAGGGAGGCGGAGCCCTCCTGCTCCGGGTTGTAGTAGGAGAACGTCCGGAACGGGATCAAAAGGTCGACAATACGTTCCTCCAGAGCCGCATACCATGGAGCAAATTCGGTAAATACTTCGGAAGCCTCCCGAAGCACCCCCTTCTCGAACGACGAATTGTATGCGACGATGGATCCGGTCTCACCCAGA
The DNA window shown above is from Bacteroidota bacterium and carries:
- the arfB gene encoding alternative ribosome rescue aminoacyl-tRNA hydrolase ArfB, whose translation is MDTIITINDRLEIPYSELSFRFARSGGHGGQNVNKVETKVELLFDVGRSPSLSEAQRRHIMTRLQSRIDSDGVLKIVEQDSRSQWRNRVEAMERFKELIGAALKPVKKRVPTKIPRQDREKRLEAKKRRGRLKQLRKYVE
- the thyX gene encoding FAD-dependent thymidylate synthase, with amino-acid sequence MGHVTNPLAEQIMDKEFKCLNAGFVRLVDYMGGDESIVQAARVSYGKGTKSVNEDRGLIRYLMRHMHTTPFEMVELKFHIKLPIFVARQWIRHRTANVNEYSGRYSVMKDEFYIPEPVAIHRQSRRNKQGRGDEVPAELREKVLEILVSAQGKTYGQYSKMLEDDIARELARIHLPLSLYTEWYWKIDLHNLFHFLHLRMDAHAQYEIRIYGEAVAEITKKIVPVAWEAFEDYVLKAGRFSRLELDVLLGKVDTSCLTAEYLETKGLKGREAEEFLEKLKGMEKEVGSRSL
- a CDS encoding N-glycosylase/DNA lyase is translated as MFATRRSAIRSRLADFANVPRHEYFYELVYCLLTPQSSAVNAGRAVLALRESDLQNRAFDPEPLLHREDYYIRFHKTKAKSLLEIREKYGIVAQHLSNGSTSVELREWLVKNVRGMGWKEASHFLRNVGHRDLAILDRHILKNLVRFGVIRRIPVSLTPKRYKAIEKRFLAFARDIEISMDELDLLFWSMETGEILK
- a CDS encoding (deoxy)nucleoside triphosphate pyrophosphohydrolase, yielding MAVGIILQNGSTSHSRRVLLCQRTQTARYALKWEFPGGKLENNEPLEECLRRELREELGIAAEIGTLFHHQQAVYPDSGSYHVFYYLVKGFSGEIVNKVFARWQWVPLTELEQYDILEGNRDVVRKLADHFGPA
- a CDS encoding A/G-specific adenine glycosylase, which translates into the protein MQWYRRNGRSFLWRRTTDPYTILVSEIMLQQTQAARVEEKLPGFLKYYPTLGALAKSTTGDVIRAWRGMGYNNRAVRLRDLAREVVDDHRGRLPEDPEQLDLLPGIGRYTAHAVACFAFRKSVPVVDVNIHRLFSRLFWRMKDSSERKDPEAVWDLAGRIIPRDAWSWNQSVMELGSTICTAGKPGCARCPVREYCSSAHLEVAPLRRAKVHVGKPEPSYNGIPRRLWRGRMVEALRNTNGGRSMSLHELGKAIKPDFAPQEVGWLTELVDRLTEDGIVLAVRSPGNLRVSLSNE